The following proteins are encoded in a genomic region of Rhodoferax aquaticus:
- the rsmB gene encoding 16S rRNA (cytosine(967)-C(5))-methyltransferase RsmB produces MLTPSPRTPLWTQLQLAAQVVQAVRTGASGTAAIDGIPADLRPGVQALAFHVWRHLGRAELLLSQLVTKRPTPAAHALLCTALALVASPTQTLYDPHTLVNQAVEAAKRSQQLRQQANFINACLRRYLREKTTLDAVVQDTPVAQHNHPQWWIDRLRQEYPDAWQGILSANNAAGPMTLRVNHRQTTRDRYLDDLIAAGHDAIAVGPVAIRLQSAVPVNKLPGFWDGMVSVQDAAAQLAAPLLLNGLQHSKTTRILDACAAPGGKTGHLLELTDAEVSALDIDPKRCERIRQNTGRLKLRAEVLSADASQPERWWDGRQFDAILLDAPCTASGIVRRHPDVRWLRRETDIAQLAAEQKALLSTLWPLVKVGGRLLYCTCSVFKAEGSEQIATFLSRNTDASLLPSPGHLLPQSYNAGHPVPDNQPNDHDGFYYALLQKQLG; encoded by the coding sequence ATGCTTACACCTTCCCCTAGAACGCCCTTATGGACTCAACTGCAGTTAGCGGCACAAGTGGTACAAGCAGTGCGCACCGGGGCATCTGGTACTGCAGCCATTGACGGGATTCCTGCTGATCTAAGGCCCGGCGTACAGGCTTTGGCGTTCCATGTCTGGAGACATCTTGGCCGTGCTGAATTACTCCTCAGCCAACTTGTGACCAAGCGACCAACCCCTGCAGCGCATGCGTTACTGTGCACCGCATTGGCACTTGTTGCGAGTCCTACTCAGACTTTGTACGATCCACATACGCTGGTCAACCAAGCTGTTGAAGCGGCGAAGCGTAGCCAGCAACTCCGCCAGCAGGCTAACTTCATTAACGCTTGCTTGCGGAGGTACTTGCGCGAGAAAACCACTCTGGACGCAGTGGTTCAAGATACGCCCGTAGCCCAGCACAATCACCCGCAATGGTGGATTGACCGTTTGCGCCAAGAGTACCCCGACGCGTGGCAGGGCATTCTTTCCGCCAACAATGCAGCTGGCCCTATGACTTTGCGTGTCAACCACCGCCAAACGACCCGGGATCGCTACTTGGACGACCTCATTGCGGCAGGGCACGACGCTATCGCCGTTGGGCCGGTTGCCATTAGGCTGCAGAGCGCTGTGCCGGTAAACAAACTTCCGGGGTTTTGGGATGGAATGGTTTCCGTGCAAGATGCCGCAGCCCAACTAGCTGCTCCCCTATTGCTCAACGGTCTACAGCATTCAAAAACGACACGCATACTGGACGCTTGTGCTGCCCCTGGCGGAAAAACTGGGCATTTACTGGAACTGACCGACGCTGAGGTAAGCGCACTGGACATAGATCCCAAACGCTGCGAACGCATACGTCAAAATACCGGGCGGCTCAAGTTACGTGCTGAAGTGCTGAGTGCTGACGCCTCTCAACCAGAACGTTGGTGGGACGGGCGTCAGTTTGACGCGATCTTGCTGGATGCCCCTTGCACAGCATCTGGCATCGTGCGTAGGCACCCGGACGTAAGGTGGCTGCGGCGTGAGACCGACATTGCACAACTCGCAGCTGAGCAAAAGGCTCTCCTAAGCACCCTATGGCCTCTAGTTAAAGTGGGTGGGCGACTGCTGTACTGCACGTGTTCCGTCTTCAAAGCCGAGGGTAGTGAGCAAATCGCAACGTTTCTCTCACGCAACACCGACGCGAGCTTACTGCCATCTCCAGGCCATTTACTGCCGCAAAGCTACAACGCTGGCCATCCTGTCCCTGACAATCAGCCGAATGACCATGACGGTTTCTATTACGCACTCTTGCAAAAGCAGCTGGGCTGA
- a CDS encoding globin domain-containing protein, with protein MPKALQQRDAEGANDSPIWGIDASRVSLDTVQKGPRISAWAEQSEASVNHQSAVLVQESWKRIDAIGPVVVGIFHNNLLRVDPRFASLFTGGVDKRDIMIGQSFGAAVQAIANESSASGCIHRLERIYSCGGVESANFDTFGSVLIQTLQQVMGDDFSQKHHDAWRDVFATLSSKSKPTLH; from the coding sequence ATGCCCAAAGCCTTGCAACAGCGTGACGCGGAAGGTGCCAACGATTCCCCCATTTGGGGGATAGACGCTAGCCGCGTTTCACTGGACACTGTGCAAAAAGGTCCACGCATTTCTGCTTGGGCTGAGCAAAGTGAGGCGAGCGTGAATCATCAATCAGCGGTGCTGGTGCAGGAGTCGTGGAAACGGATCGATGCCATTGGTCCTGTCGTGGTCGGCATTTTCCACAATAACCTTCTGCGCGTGGATCCACGTTTTGCAAGCCTGTTTACCGGAGGCGTCGACAAGCGTGACATCATGATTGGGCAGTCTTTTGGCGCTGCTGTGCAGGCGATCGCCAACGAGTCGTCTGCCTCAGGCTGCATCCATAGACTGGAGCGCATTTACAGTTGTGGCGGTGTGGAGTCGGCCAACTTCGATACGTTTGGCAGCGTGCTCATTCAAACCTTGCAACAAGTGATGGGGGACGACTTTTCGCAAAAACACCATGATGCATGGAGGGACGTGTTTGCAACACTGTCAAGCAAAAGCAAACCAACCTTGCACTAA
- a CDS encoding response regulator, translating to MANILVVDDEHGIRDLLWEILNDEGHTVELAENAQQARVARTREKPDLVLLDIWMPDTDGVTLLKEWSSTGQLTMPVIMMSGHATIDTAVEATKIGAMAFLEKPVTLQKLLKAVEQGLARGLPVRAPVPTQPAVAVPPSFYVQDTTPTVFATAPVAPGPVAVQSFELDKPLREARDEFEKAYFEFHLAQEHGSMTRVAEKTGLERTHLYRKLKQLGVDLTRGKRSGS from the coding sequence ATGGCTAACATTCTGGTAGTAGACGACGAGCACGGCATTCGTGATCTTCTTTGGGAGATATTGAATGACGAAGGCCATACCGTTGAGCTTGCCGAAAACGCACAGCAAGCCCGAGTAGCCCGCACACGCGAAAAACCAGACCTTGTCTTGCTCGACATATGGATGCCCGATACAGATGGCGTGACCTTGCTCAAGGAGTGGTCTTCAACCGGACAACTCACCATGCCCGTGATCATGATGAGTGGTCACGCCACGATTGATACCGCGGTAGAAGCCACCAAAATTGGGGCCATGGCTTTCTTAGAGAAACCCGTTACTTTGCAAAAGCTCCTCAAAGCCGTTGAGCAAGGATTGGCACGAGGCCTACCCGTGCGTGCGCCAGTACCTACCCAGCCTGCAGTCGCAGTGCCTCCCAGCTTTTACGTGCAAGACACAACGCCGACGGTTTTTGCAACCGCTCCTGTCGCACCAGGTCCCGTCGCTGTACAGTCTTTTGAGCTAGATAAACCGCTACGGGAAGCGCGAGACGAGTTTGAGAAAGCTTATTTTGAGTTCCACTTGGCCCAAGAACACGGCTCCATGACCCGGGTTGCTGAAAAAACGGGGTTAGAACGAACGCATCTGTACCGTAAGCTCAAACAGCTCGGCGTAGACCTTACACGCGGTAAGCGAAGCGGAAGTTGA
- a CDS encoding helix-turn-helix transcriptional regulator, with amino-acid sequence MRRADRLFQIVQFIRGRRLTTAAQLAQRLEVSERTVYRDVADLQLQGVPIEGEAGVGYRLGKGFELPPLMFSLDEARALVASVRMAQVWQDPALAQASQSVLSKILSILPPAARVAAQGMAVYAPPIGLDPTLQPCLQMLREAVQSQTKLHLHYQDGKSAHTQRTVRPLGCFFWGSVWTLAAWCETRQGFRSFRLDRLSHVRPLDEPNHRFADEAGKTLADYLRSAAPVHVQNTLTGDL; translated from the coding sequence ATGCGCCGTGCAGACCGTCTTTTCCAGATCGTGCAGTTCATCCGTGGGCGGCGGCTGACCACAGCCGCCCAACTGGCCCAAAGGTTGGAGGTGTCCGAACGCACGGTGTACCGTGACGTGGCTGACCTGCAACTGCAAGGGGTGCCCATCGAAGGCGAGGCGGGAGTGGGCTATCGCTTGGGCAAAGGCTTTGAGCTGCCTCCCTTGATGTTCAGCCTGGATGAGGCCAGAGCACTGGTGGCCTCGGTGCGCATGGCGCAGGTCTGGCAAGACCCGGCGCTTGCCCAAGCCTCGCAAAGCGTGTTGAGCAAGATTTTGTCGATACTGCCTCCTGCGGCACGCGTGGCGGCGCAGGGCATGGCGGTCTACGCTCCGCCCATTGGCTTAGATCCCACCTTGCAGCCCTGCTTGCAAATGCTGCGTGAAGCGGTGCAGTCGCAGACCAAGTTGCACCTGCATTACCAAGACGGTAAGTCTGCGCATACGCAGCGTACCGTTCGCCCGCTGGGCTGTTTTTTTTGGGGCAGCGTTTGGACACTCGCGGCCTGGTGCGAAACGCGCCAGGGCTTTCGCAGCTTCAGGCTGGACCGCTTGTCACACGTTCGTCCGCTGGATGAGCCCAACCATCGATTTGCGGATGAGGCAGGGAAAACCTTGGCGGACTATCTGCGCAGTGCTGCGCCCGTACATGTTCAAAACACACTGACAGGTGATTTATAG
- a CDS encoding DUF4390 domain-containing protein yields the protein MTVSITHSCKSSWAELRRVFAIALLVLLTVFSAKAQVSTDAQLLRVERVDDEVSISTVLPIEIPSAVEEALQKGLPLFFIAEAELVRERWYWYDKRVVLVERHTRLAFQPLTRKWRVTVSSGPTKAGSTGLSLNQNFETLSDALGVVRRVSRWKIADVSDLDPTVKYKVDFRFRLDLSLLPLPFQIGTLGQTDWDLAFNRTASLPAELSK from the coding sequence ATGACGGTTTCTATTACGCACTCTTGCAAAAGCAGCTGGGCTGAACTACGGCGGGTATTCGCTATAGCTTTACTGGTGCTCTTGACCGTGTTTTCGGCGAAGGCACAAGTCTCTACAGATGCGCAGCTCTTGCGTGTCGAACGCGTTGATGACGAGGTCTCAATTTCCACGGTACTCCCCATCGAAATTCCCAGTGCCGTCGAAGAGGCCTTGCAAAAAGGCCTGCCCTTGTTCTTTATCGCGGAAGCCGAGCTGGTGCGGGAGCGTTGGTACTGGTACGACAAGCGGGTCGTTTTGGTGGAGCGGCACACTCGATTGGCGTTTCAACCCTTGACCCGCAAGTGGCGCGTCACCGTGAGTTCAGGCCCTACCAAGGCGGGAAGTACCGGTTTGTCTCTTAACCAAAACTTTGAGACCCTGTCCGATGCCCTAGGCGTGGTGCGTCGGGTGTCCCGTTGGAAGATTGCAGACGTTAGTGACCTTGATCCTACGGTGAAATACAAAGTGGACTTTAGATTCAGACTCGATTTGAGTCTGTTGCCTCTCCCTTTCCAAATCGGCACCCTCGGGCAGACCGATTGGGACCTTGCATTCAATAGGACAGCGTCGCTTCCAGCGGAGCTTAGTAAGTGA
- a CDS encoding LysR family transcriptional regulator: MQLQLDDIALFIRIAELGTLSAAARERNAPVSQVTRALARLEAGCGVRLLHRTTHGLSMTDEGDTFLSYGRKLMDTTAELGSEISGKLAGPSGWVRVSASPIMSDCVLAPSINGLYRRYPALHLDINADDRIADMARDGIDVAIRSGTLNTDTLVARKIGEHGRIVCAAPDYLATHGTPQRPEDLQHHRLIASSASPTLNRWSFADSQGPGEYQVKGYTRTDNTALLLSMALQGVGIARINDLYALPLIREGRLVPILQSYFASPRIPIYAVMLQERQRLPKIRACIDYWAEWLAASGAG, encoded by the coding sequence ATGCAACTCCAACTTGACGACATCGCTTTGTTCATCCGCATCGCAGAACTGGGCACGCTGTCTGCAGCCGCCCGCGAGCGCAATGCGCCCGTCAGCCAAGTCACGCGCGCATTGGCGCGGCTAGAGGCCGGCTGTGGGGTGCGCTTGCTGCATCGCACGACCCACGGACTCAGCATGACGGATGAAGGCGACACTTTCTTGTCCTATGGCCGCAAGCTGATGGACACCACCGCTGAGCTAGGCAGTGAAATCTCCGGCAAGCTAGCCGGGCCCAGCGGCTGGGTGCGCGTGAGCGCCAGCCCCATCATGTCCGACTGCGTATTGGCACCCAGCATCAACGGCCTGTATCGCCGTTACCCGGCCTTGCATTTGGATATCAACGCGGATGACCGCATCGCCGACATGGCGCGCGACGGCATCGACGTGGCCATCCGCAGCGGCACGCTCAACACCGACACCTTGGTGGCCCGCAAAATCGGAGAGCATGGGCGCATCGTGTGTGCTGCGCCTGACTACTTGGCCACCCATGGCACGCCGCAACGCCCGGAGGACCTACAACACCACCGCCTGATCGCCAGCAGCGCCAGCCCCACGCTGAACCGTTGGTCATTCGCAGATAGCCAGGGGCCCGGCGAATACCAAGTCAAGGGCTACACCCGCACGGACAACACCGCTTTGCTGCTGAGCATGGCGCTGCAAGGCGTAGGTATTGCGCGCATCAATGACCTGTACGCCTTGCCCCTCATCCGCGAGGGACGACTTGTTCCCATCTTGCAAAGCTACTTTGCCAGCCCACGCATCCCCATCTACGCGGTCATGCTGCAAGAGCGGCAACGCCTGCCCAAGATACGCGCTTGCATCGACTACTGGGCCGAATGGTTAGCGGCCAGTGGCGCCGGGTAA
- a CDS encoding sensor histidine kinase — protein MVLIGLVLLFLLTQATNNRELYERNYAWLFTINVAVAAMLLCGVAWVGFRLYARLRDGKFGSRLLVKLALIFAFVGLGPGLLIYVVSYQFVSRSIETWFDVKVEGALEAGLNLGRVTLDALASDLSGKSRSAAQQLAESPATTTGLVLERLLEQLNATDVAVWSSSGTLIASAGQASFKLTPDKPTQAQFRTARLERAVSWVEGLEDFSAATSSNARVKVLLPIASASIGLQPDQRYLLVSRALPTNLVANALAVDAAYREYQERALSRDGLKRMYIGTLTLSLFLAVFGAILLAVILGNQIAKPLLVLAEGVSQVAAGDLTPKLAMQGKDELGGLTRAFASMTQQLAEARLTVQHSMERVDASRANLQTILDNLTAGVIVMGAKGEIRSSNPGATRILQIPLREHQGQRLTDIDGLQVFGAEVASQFVEFLAQRAETGADHWQQSFQLSPSGEQSEYGASEKAITLVARGAELPDKATLLVFDDISEIVSAQRAQAWGEVARRLAHEIKNPLTPIQLSAERLEHKLASKLQGTELQILVKSVKTIVDQVDAMKRLVNEFRDYARLPAADLKAVDINTLVSDILQLYETGPERCPVRMELDPSCPLVQGDAQQLRQVIHNLVQNGQDASDISAQGNAVIVRTQWLEKSGRVRLAVLDHGAGFSESILKRAFEPYVTTKARGTGLGLAVVKKIADEHGARIDIGNRIQDGVVVGAQVSLSLNTYTNASA, from the coding sequence ATGGTTCTCATTGGCTTGGTGCTGTTGTTCTTGCTCACGCAAGCCACCAACAATCGGGAACTGTACGAGCGCAATTACGCTTGGCTCTTCACGATCAATGTGGCCGTCGCAGCCATGCTCCTGTGCGGAGTTGCGTGGGTCGGCTTTCGTCTGTATGCACGCTTAAGAGACGGCAAGTTTGGTAGCCGGCTGTTGGTGAAACTCGCCCTGATCTTCGCTTTCGTTGGATTGGGGCCAGGGCTCTTGATCTATGTGGTGTCGTACCAGTTTGTTTCTCGTTCGATTGAGACTTGGTTTGATGTCAAAGTCGAGGGTGCCTTAGAAGCGGGACTGAACTTGGGACGGGTCACACTGGATGCGCTCGCGAGTGACTTGAGTGGAAAATCAAGGTCCGCGGCGCAGCAACTTGCAGAGAGCCCGGCAACCACAACTGGCCTCGTGTTGGAGCGGCTGCTGGAGCAATTGAATGCTACCGATGTCGCAGTTTGGAGCAGTTCTGGTACTTTGATTGCTAGCGCAGGCCAAGCCAGTTTTAAGCTGACCCCCGATAAGCCGACACAGGCCCAGTTCCGTACCGCACGACTTGAACGGGCTGTTTCGTGGGTGGAGGGTTTAGAAGACTTTAGCGCTGCCACATCATCCAACGCCCGCGTCAAAGTTCTCCTGCCAATCGCAAGTGCCAGTATCGGCCTGCAGCCAGATCAACGTTATCTATTGGTATCGAGGGCGTTACCTACTAACTTGGTAGCCAATGCGTTGGCTGTTGATGCTGCATACCGCGAGTACCAAGAGCGAGCGTTGTCAAGAGACGGCCTCAAGCGCATGTACATTGGTACTCTGACCTTAAGCCTCTTCTTAGCAGTCTTCGGCGCAATTTTGCTTGCCGTTATCTTGGGCAATCAAATTGCCAAGCCTTTGCTTGTGTTGGCAGAAGGCGTTAGCCAAGTGGCTGCGGGTGACCTTACGCCCAAGCTGGCGATGCAGGGCAAAGACGAACTAGGTGGGCTAACACGTGCGTTTGCCTCGATGACACAACAGCTCGCAGAGGCCCGGCTGACGGTGCAACACAGCATGGAGCGCGTGGACGCCTCAAGAGCCAACTTGCAGACCATCTTGGATAACCTAACCGCTGGCGTGATTGTGATGGGCGCTAAAGGGGAAATACGCAGTTCGAATCCGGGAGCCACACGCATTTTGCAAATCCCGCTACGTGAGCATCAGGGTCAAAGACTGACCGATATCGACGGGCTGCAGGTGTTTGGAGCCGAAGTCGCAAGCCAATTTGTGGAGTTCTTGGCGCAGAGAGCAGAAACCGGCGCAGACCATTGGCAGCAATCCTTTCAGCTGAGCCCCAGCGGCGAGCAAAGTGAGTATGGAGCCTCAGAGAAGGCCATTACCTTGGTGGCACGGGGCGCCGAGCTACCGGACAAGGCCACTCTGCTGGTTTTTGATGACATTTCCGAAATCGTATCAGCGCAGCGTGCACAAGCGTGGGGGGAGGTGGCGCGTCGACTCGCCCATGAAATCAAAAACCCACTCACGCCCATTCAACTATCCGCCGAGCGGCTTGAGCATAAACTGGCCAGTAAGCTGCAAGGCACAGAGCTTCAAATCTTGGTGAAGTCTGTCAAGACCATTGTCGACCAAGTGGACGCGATGAAACGACTGGTCAACGAGTTTCGCGACTATGCCCGGCTACCAGCGGCAGACCTCAAGGCGGTAGACATCAATACCCTAGTTTCGGACATCCTACAGCTGTATGAAACTGGACCAGAACGATGCCCTGTGCGCATGGAGTTAGATCCTAGCTGCCCCTTGGTTCAAGGAGATGCGCAGCAACTGAGGCAGGTCATTCACAACTTGGTGCAAAACGGTCAAGATGCCTCTGACATAAGTGCGCAGGGCAATGCAGTCATTGTTCGTACGCAATGGCTAGAGAAGTCTGGGCGCGTGCGACTGGCAGTTTTAGACCATGGCGCAGGATTTTCTGAGAGCATTCTCAAACGAGCCTTCGAGCCCTACGTGACCACGAAAGCACGTGGTACTGGCTTGGGCTTGGCGGTCGTCAAAAAGATCGCTGATGAGCATGGCGCGCGCATTGACATCGGCAATCGAATACAAGATGGAGTGGTCGTGGGGGCGCAAGTCTCGTTATCATTAAACACCTACACAAACGCGTCTGCATAA
- a CDS encoding LemA family protein yields MTGPVVLWMFAAVCMFWAIGAYNRLVRLRARGADAWGSMEKQMRKYLPLVLAHLNLTSVPEVPDPSQLEALDLPLLWHRLLKELLQLEQTLRATRHFPLKEGASKGLKAAFDSVLTTWNELCCAPGDLAGAQVPFELHQEWDAITEKTKSSVGGLNQILERYNEAIHQFPASLIAQAMRFHSVEKI; encoded by the coding sequence ATGACAGGCCCCGTAGTTTTGTGGATGTTTGCAGCCGTCTGCATGTTTTGGGCAATAGGTGCTTACAACCGTTTAGTTCGCCTGCGCGCCCGTGGAGCGGATGCATGGGGCTCCATGGAGAAACAAATGCGAAAGTATTTGCCCTTGGTTCTTGCCCACTTAAACCTCACATCGGTACCCGAAGTCCCAGACCCATCTCAACTAGAGGCTCTTGACCTTCCATTGTTGTGGCACCGCCTCCTTAAGGAGCTGCTGCAACTTGAACAGACACTGAGGGCCACCCGCCACTTTCCTCTCAAAGAGGGTGCGTCAAAAGGTCTTAAAGCGGCGTTCGACAGCGTGCTGACCACGTGGAACGAGCTTTGTTGTGCTCCAGGTGATCTAGCGGGTGCGCAAGTGCCTTTCGAGTTGCACCAAGAGTGGGATGCGATCACTGAAAAGACGAAGTCTTCAGTCGGAGGCTTGAATCAGATCTTGGAAAGATACAACGAAGCTATTCATCAATTCCCTGCAAGTTTGATTGCCCAGGCGATGCGCTTTCATTCAGTAGAAAAAATATAA
- a CDS encoding tautomerase family protein, which translates to MPTLLLKVSPLQNPAEYHALATELTQLTAEVLHKLRGVTVVIIEDIPAARWHIGGQVVDRPTAFLEISITAGTNTDAEKAAFVAKAYAAIQAVLAPWGSLAQASYVVVRELPAANWGFGGQTQAGRRAALAMA; encoded by the coding sequence ATGCCCACTTTGCTTCTCAAAGTCTCACCGCTGCAAAACCCCGCCGAGTACCACGCCTTGGCTACTGAGCTGACACAGCTGACGGCCGAGGTGCTGCACAAGCTGCGCGGCGTGACGGTGGTCATCATTGAAGATATTCCGGCCGCGCGTTGGCATATTGGCGGCCAGGTGGTGGATAGGCCCACTGCGTTTCTGGAGATCAGCATTACCGCTGGCACCAACACCGACGCAGAGAAGGCCGCATTCGTTGCCAAGGCCTATGCGGCCATACAAGCGGTATTGGCACCCTGGGGCTCGCTGGCGCAGGCGAGCTATGTGGTGGTGCGCGAACTTCCTGCCGCGAACTGGGGCTTTGGTGGGCAGACGCAGGCCGGACGGCGTGCCGCTTTGGCCATGGCCTGA
- a CDS encoding EVE domain-containing protein, with protein sequence MHSLANPFTFCDDSVARNNWIAVASAQHARRGCAIPERGYMQVCHGKRAPLQRVAPGDRVAYYAPTVTMGGKDTLQKFVSIGLVKEGSPYPFDMGGGFVPFRRDVAYVPAQETPIAPLLDMFDFVEDRSRWGYKFRLGLFKVSDADMRRIAQAMQVDLALLQFESLLF encoded by the coding sequence ATGCATAGTCTTGCCAACCCTTTCACCTTCTGTGATGACAGCGTGGCACGCAACAATTGGATCGCAGTGGCAAGCGCACAGCATGCGCGGCGCGGCTGTGCCATACCGGAACGCGGCTATATGCAGGTGTGCCACGGCAAGCGTGCGCCCTTGCAACGTGTGGCCCCGGGTGACAGGGTGGCCTACTACGCGCCCACGGTGACCATGGGGGGCAAAGACACCTTGCAAAAGTTTGTGTCGATTGGTCTGGTGAAGGAAGGTAGCCCCTACCCCTTTGACATGGGCGGTGGGTTTGTACCGTTTCGACGCGACGTTGCGTATGTACCGGCTCAAGAGACACCTATCGCGCCGCTGCTAGACATGTTTGACTTCGTGGAAGACCGCAGCCGCTGGGGCTACAAGTTCCGGTTGGGTTTGTTTAAGGTGAGCGACGCTGACATGCGCCGGATCGCGCAGGCTATGCAGGTTGACCTCGCGCTGCTACAGTTTGAATCGCTACTGTTTTGA